The Flammeovirga agarivorans genome has a window encoding:
- a CDS encoding flavin monoamine oxidase family protein, which translates to MNNKLSILDVAVIGGGASGVYSAWRLQNDAQFANKSISVFESSCRIGGRLLSVTPPGMPNTRCELGGMRFLSSQKYVASLVDYLKLETKPEAVYEDENIAYLRNIRLRFSELVDKKLLPYNLTFAEEGKTSDEILSFALESIIPGVTTKKGDELKEFLQSYKVNGKYLYEYGFWNLLSLSLSNEAIEYVKKAGGYDSTFQNWNAYDTIVLNFDLAATDNSYHLLVDGYENLPITLVDQFMEKGGEVKMFYKLEKLNLTSDEEGELFELVFDINGSKETVYARKTILAMPRRSLELIDIDPKLMKKDGSFKELIESVSPIPLFKMFMCYPYPWWEQVGVTEGRSVTDLPIRQTYYWGTEGKLDKADPNNTNSVLMATYDDGQSVFFWQGLETQKKKEHFKTEQHDHEHGDTSLWEEHKSNPLMVKYMHQQIQEMHGVKYAPAPYAAAFKDWSEDPFGGGVNFWNIGEKSWEIIPKICKPVDNVDLFICGEAYSNGQGWVEGAFETAEIVLQQHFKLSAPSWVNSKEEVESE; encoded by the coding sequence ATGAATAACAAACTCTCTATTCTCGATGTTGCTGTAATTGGTGGCGGTGCATCTGGTGTGTATAGTGCTTGGAGACTACAAAATGACGCTCAATTTGCTAATAAATCTATCAGTGTTTTTGAATCAAGTTGTAGAATCGGTGGACGCTTATTATCGGTTACACCTCCGGGTATGCCCAATACAAGATGTGAACTTGGTGGGATGAGATTCCTATCTTCTCAAAAATATGTTGCCTCTTTGGTCGATTATTTAAAATTAGAGACTAAACCTGAAGCGGTATATGAAGATGAAAATATCGCCTACCTTAGAAATATTAGACTAAGATTTAGTGAATTAGTTGATAAAAAATTACTACCCTATAACCTTACTTTTGCTGAGGAAGGAAAAACAAGCGATGAAATTTTAAGCTTCGCATTAGAATCCATTATTCCTGGAGTGACAACCAAGAAAGGGGATGAGTTAAAGGAATTCCTTCAGTCTTACAAGGTAAATGGGAAATATCTATACGAATACGGCTTCTGGAATTTATTGTCATTGTCATTAAGCAACGAAGCAATAGAGTATGTTAAAAAAGCCGGTGGGTACGATTCAACATTCCAAAATTGGAATGCTTATGATACCATAGTTCTAAATTTTGATTTAGCGGCAACAGATAATTCTTACCATCTATTGGTTGATGGTTATGAAAATTTACCGATTACCTTGGTGGATCAGTTTATGGAGAAAGGAGGAGAAGTGAAGATGTTCTATAAACTAGAGAAGCTCAACTTAACTTCTGATGAAGAGGGAGAATTATTCGAGTTAGTATTTGATATAAATGGTTCAAAAGAAACGGTATATGCAAGAAAAACAATTCTAGCGATGCCAAGAAGATCTTTAGAACTTATCGATATTGATCCAAAACTGATGAAAAAGGATGGATCGTTCAAAGAACTGATAGAGTCAGTTTCGCCAATTCCTTTGTTTAAGATGTTTATGTGCTACCCTTACCCATGGTGGGAACAAGTGGGGGTAACGGAAGGTAGATCTGTGACAGACTTACCGATTAGACAAACTTATTATTGGGGAACTGAAGGTAAATTGGATAAAGCCGATCCTAACAATACCAACTCGGTATTAATGGCTACTTATGATGATGGCCAAAGTGTCTTCTTCTGGCAGGGATTAGAAACTCAAAAGAAGAAAGAACATTTTAAGACAGAACAACATGATCATGAGCATGGAGATACTTCTCTTTGGGAAGAGCATAAATCAAATCCATTAATGGTGAAGTACATGCACCAACAGATTCAAGAAATGCATGGAGTAAAATATGCTCCAGCTCCTTATGCTGCTGCATTTAAAGATTGGAGTGAAGACCCCTTCGGTGGTGGAGTAAACTTCTGGAATATTGGAGAGAAAAGCTGGGAAATCATTCCAAAAATCTGTAAACCAGTGGATAATGTAGATTTATTTATCTGTGGTGAAGCCTACTCAAATGGGCAAGGTTGGGTTGAAGGAGCTTTCGAAACAGCTGAAATTGTTCTTCAACAGCATTTTAAACTTTCAGCACCCTCTTGGGTTAATAGCAAAGAGGAGGTTGAAAGTGAGTAA
- a CDS encoding beta-ketoacyl-[acyl-carrier-protein] synthase family protein gives MSKDLKVRITGKGCSYPARIRYNDDPIFKGIQDDGLFRGYKERRVLGLNESISEYMTAASFKAISDAGVPVDEIDLLIGYGSISEYSTPNILAKCHYELGLSSTCSIIPLNDEFNQLNTALHLVKSLIETGSVNTALICLGSNWTKHVDYKSSASISASDAAAALIVTKSEDTNCFYIEDYGVSVDSSDYSCMSNSPDVEGKMEEDPSQPILENTNTFSSPYFHLTEQGVNVFKQFGMNEPVKVSKEILERNNVSNTDVTLISHQASSVLMDFWGEEIQPNQYINTIANFANMTLVTVAFNFALHYDTIESDHLLLLCVGLEQKTSVILLKK, from the coding sequence GTGAGTAAGGATTTAAAAGTGAGGATAACAGGCAAAGGTTGTAGTTATCCTGCTAGAATTAGGTATAATGACGACCCTATTTTTAAAGGCATCCAAGACGATGGTTTATTTAGAGGGTATAAAGAACGCAGAGTACTAGGCTTGAATGAAAGTATTTCTGAATATATGACTGCTGCATCGTTTAAAGCTATAAGCGATGCAGGAGTTCCTGTTGATGAAATTGATTTATTAATCGGGTATGGAAGTATCTCGGAGTACAGTACTCCTAATATTTTGGCCAAGTGTCATTATGAATTAGGTTTAAGCTCTACATGTTCGATTATTCCATTAAACGATGAATTCAACCAGCTGAATACTGCCCTTCATTTGGTGAAAAGCTTAATCGAAACAGGGAGTGTAAATACAGCTTTGATTTGCCTTGGGTCCAATTGGACAAAGCATGTTGATTATAAAAGTAGTGCAAGTATTAGTGCGTCTGATGCTGCTGCTGCTCTAATTGTAACAAAATCAGAGGACACCAATTGTTTTTATATCGAAGATTATGGAGTAAGTGTAGACTCCAGTGATTATTCATGTATGTCTAACTCCCCCGATGTAGAGGGTAAAATGGAGGAGGACCCATCACAACCAATTCTTGAAAATACAAATACATTTTCTTCCCCATATTTTCACCTTACAGAACAAGGAGTTAATGTATTTAAGCAGTTTGGTATGAATGAACCTGTTAAAGTGTCGAAGGAAATTTTAGAAAGAAATAATGTGTCTAATACAGACGTTACTTTAATTTCACACCAAGCCTCATCTGTTCTTATGGACTTCTGGGGAGAGGAAATTCAACCAAATCAATATATAAATACCATAGCAAACTTTGCCAACATGACATTGGTGACAGTCGCATTCAATTTTGCTTTGCATTATGATACGATTGAATCTGATCATCTACTCTTACTTTGTGTTGGTTTAGAGCAAAAAACTTCAGTTATTTTATTGAAAAAATAG
- a CDS encoding AAA family ATPase — translation MLENIGTINDELRRLQETTNYKVCISKAHQLHKIVKSKKYQAYMKYETEVLENLSLIDQSKSDKEQIVYKFGILSRFAEIDYKSLSLLEKIDLSIKLLKRVKKLHESGLIHYNISRQNICVTENRDVELIGYELSAEDGSSPKLQTLVILEDDNWNYIAPEQTGRINTYLNAKSDQYNIGVCLFELFTNNLPFRGKDKLELIHSHIAYSPPPVHKLHPDLPPFLSEVIGKLLAKSSNERYNNFEAVIKDFERLRDFCFGRNLKLPQYAGIDDIEITLKIPNKLYGRTNESEIFVDAYNSIKNEGLSVLALTGVSGVGKTAFIKEGINKILDEKLITVAGKFDQYQRNVPYLGIIQILKNLSSQLLLKSSSDIEALKELIAKNIGTNGKILTELAEELKFIVDDKYELAELGAKESMKRFTYTVSQFFKAIISQHPIILFVDDIQWADLSSVNLLKALVADLKDERLLLVFASRVEESEIFQSIKEDINKVKPLINIELEPLGKEMIIEMVRDILPKSPSIEVQRLSEIIQRNTEGNPYYIHEFINELISAKDNFNYHKDTGKWVINFAKIEESMATENVAEISLKKKDLLSSEINDKLAIASLLGNRFDAVVLSNLIGKDPKEVIDQLKKSVKMNIVVPLSDNYKYYDSESTEKIEYQFIHDRISQTYYNHFSEEEKKNWHLKIAYSLLENINITDPKVRLKAVNHANICIDEIKEKENALDFAQHNYEAALLAIENAAYDEAKNFLEFGLQYVGEEINKENKLIWLNIKLKLAQCYYASANYDECMTIVNSCLEYGTDRTYLHEAVLIKVHLYVVLGKYSEAIDLISASLRKSKIRFKKHPKQLDVMMGVMKSKMKLKSYSLEKLQKMKDLTDESKLEQLQLLSECFFPAYISRPLLFPILIFKVLELSMKYGNSPVSAFGYSCYSLLNSGIGDFDDARMYGEFTIELEEKYNYKPLNCSIEQNLVASYYPIFKGYNESIEKAGKAILLGNESGDTLFTGLLNLHRSAQLFFGGKNLNYVKKEVQKSIEVSSLSNETRSPLLQAILKLSNTLLQETQDENALMSWEEIQDHYKEINSMGDLCNTYLFEAIECILSGDIEFAVTLLDKIKASEDALMGVFYQNEFIFYYSVAHLLNPKSNKKALSSIKGYKKRLSKLAAINPENFQAKFLLIDTLLKKYHLKQNELHLLDQVLEYSKEKDDYLITAICSRVIFEAYESYGNHSLAGYYKKYSVQAFEKWGVKKGNHLFEDHLNSSEDESINATSNQNEDFDIKSILKASNMIFAELSVDKLVPSILKVAIENAGANNGLFITSVDNELYLKARSSSRTHKSIEAVNYPISSIKNEIPALIINKVIETRDHLILQNASQDFEFGRSSYVTTNNTKSVLCYPIVSNNEVKSIIYLENSLVEGAFSEIHLEIIKILSSQIRISLENAHLYQTMEKKVDMRTEEIRRQSEIIKKRNSDITDSIRYAKKIQRSLLPTHDKMESLLSGQFFVLYKPKDIIAGDFYWVDKKGDEVIFAAADCTGHGVPGAMVSVVCSNALNRATKEYLLSKPSDILNKVRGLVIENFNTSTYDDVKDGMDIALCNLNRKEMKLNYSGAHNELIIVRQKLFNTEGVNFVFEDDDKGLFHIKADRQSIGLSNKPKPFTNHTVDLMPNDMIYVFSDGFADQFGGPQNRKFLIKAFRKLLFDISQESLQDQHDVLNYRFEEWKGHNNQIDDVCVMAVRI, via the coding sequence ATGTTAGAAAATATCGGTACAATAAATGATGAACTAAGAAGGCTACAAGAAACAACAAACTATAAAGTTTGTATCTCTAAAGCACATCAGTTACACAAGATTGTAAAGTCTAAGAAGTATCAGGCTTACATGAAGTATGAAACAGAGGTTTTAGAAAATCTTTCTTTAATTGATCAATCTAAATCTGATAAGGAACAAATCGTTTATAAATTTGGTATCCTGTCTAGATTCGCTGAGATTGATTATAAGTCTCTCTCTTTACTCGAGAAAATAGACCTTTCAATTAAGCTCTTAAAGAGAGTAAAAAAACTCCACGAATCTGGCTTAATTCACTATAATATTTCCAGACAGAATATCTGTGTTACTGAAAATAGAGACGTTGAATTAATCGGTTATGAACTAAGTGCTGAAGATGGTTCTAGCCCGAAACTTCAGACACTTGTTATCTTAGAAGATGATAACTGGAATTATATCGCTCCTGAGCAAACAGGGCGTATCAATACTTATTTAAACGCAAAATCTGATCAATATAATATTGGGGTATGTTTATTTGAGTTATTCACTAATAACTTACCCTTCAGAGGTAAAGATAAATTAGAGTTAATTCACTCACATATTGCCTATTCGCCACCTCCTGTACATAAATTGCACCCGGACCTTCCTCCATTCTTGTCGGAAGTGATTGGTAAGTTATTAGCAAAGTCTTCTAATGAAAGATACAATAACTTTGAAGCGGTAATTAAAGACTTTGAAAGGTTAAGAGATTTCTGTTTTGGTAGAAACCTTAAACTTCCTCAATATGCAGGTATCGATGATATCGAGATCACTTTAAAGATTCCGAATAAATTATACGGAAGAACAAACGAAAGTGAAATCTTTGTTGATGCCTATAATTCCATAAAGAATGAAGGACTTTCTGTTTTAGCGTTAACAGGTGTATCCGGTGTGGGTAAAACAGCCTTTATTAAAGAAGGAATTAATAAAATTCTAGATGAGAAGCTGATTACGGTAGCGGGTAAGTTTGACCAATACCAACGTAACGTACCTTATCTAGGGATCATTCAGATTCTAAAGAATTTAAGTAGTCAGCTTTTATTAAAGTCTTCGAGTGATATTGAAGCATTAAAAGAATTGATCGCTAAAAACATTGGTACCAATGGTAAAATCTTAACAGAACTAGCTGAGGAATTAAAGTTTATCGTTGATGATAAATATGAGTTAGCAGAGTTAGGAGCTAAGGAATCAATGAAAAGATTTACCTATACGGTTTCTCAGTTCTTTAAAGCGATTATCTCTCAACACCCGATTATCTTATTCGTCGACGATATCCAATGGGCAGACCTATCTTCTGTCAACCTTCTGAAGGCATTGGTTGCTGATCTAAAAGATGAGCGCCTATTATTGGTATTTGCCAGTAGAGTGGAGGAAAGTGAGATTTTCCAATCTATTAAAGAGGATATCAATAAAGTAAAACCATTAATCAATATCGAATTGGAGCCGCTTGGCAAAGAGATGATTATTGAAATGGTCAGAGATATACTTCCTAAATCTCCAAGTATAGAGGTACAACGATTAAGTGAAATTATCCAGAGAAACACAGAAGGTAACCCTTATTATATTCATGAATTTATCAATGAATTAATCTCTGCAAAAGATAATTTCAATTATCATAAAGATACAGGTAAGTGGGTGATTAATTTTGCTAAGATTGAAGAAAGTATGGCCACTGAAAATGTTGCTGAAATCAGTCTAAAAAAGAAAGATCTACTTTCAAGCGAAATTAATGATAAGTTAGCCATTGCTTCTTTATTGGGTAACCGATTTGATGCCGTTGTTTTATCCAATCTTATTGGTAAAGACCCTAAGGAAGTCATCGATCAGTTAAAGAAATCAGTAAAGATGAACATTGTAGTTCCCCTTTCTGATAACTATAAATATTACGATAGTGAGTCTACTGAAAAAATTGAATATCAATTTATTCATGATAGAATTAGCCAGACTTACTATAATCACTTTAGTGAAGAAGAGAAGAAGAATTGGCACTTGAAAATTGCTTATTCTTTACTTGAAAACATCAATATTACTGATCCGAAAGTAAGGTTAAAAGCAGTAAACCATGCAAATATTTGTATTGACGAAATTAAGGAGAAAGAAAATGCTCTTGATTTTGCTCAACATAACTATGAAGCGGCTTTACTAGCGATTGAAAATGCGGCCTATGACGAAGCCAAAAACTTCTTGGAGTTTGGTTTACAATATGTAGGCGAGGAGATCAATAAGGAAAACAAATTAATTTGGTTAAATATCAAATTGAAATTGGCTCAGTGTTATTATGCAAGTGCTAATTACGATGAGTGTATGACGATAGTGAATTCATGTCTAGAGTATGGTACAGACCGTACATATTTACATGAAGCAGTATTAATTAAGGTACACTTATATGTGGTATTAGGTAAATACTCAGAAGCTATTGATCTGATTAGTGCCTCACTGAGAAAAAGTAAAATACGATTTAAAAAGCATCCGAAACAATTGGATGTCATGATGGGAGTCATGAAATCGAAGATGAAGTTAAAGTCTTATTCTTTGGAGAAATTACAAAAGATGAAAGACTTAACGGATGAGAGTAAATTAGAGCAGTTACAACTATTGAGTGAGTGTTTCTTCCCTGCCTATATTTCAAGACCATTGTTGTTCCCGATACTAATTTTCAAGGTATTGGAACTAAGTATGAAATATGGAAACTCTCCAGTATCAGCGTTTGGTTACTCTTGTTACTCATTACTGAATTCAGGAATTGGTGATTTCGACGATGCCAGAATGTATGGTGAATTTACTATTGAACTTGAAGAAAAGTACAATTACAAACCATTAAATTGTTCTATTGAGCAGAACTTGGTGGCTTCATATTACCCTATTTTCAAAGGGTATAATGAATCTATTGAAAAAGCTGGAAAAGCCATCCTATTGGGAAATGAGTCGGGTGATACCTTATTTACAGGTTTATTAAACTTACATCGATCAGCACAATTGTTCTTTGGTGGTAAGAATTTGAACTATGTAAAAAAAGAGGTTCAGAAAAGTATTGAAGTATCAAGTTTAAGTAATGAAACAAGATCTCCACTTTTACAGGCGATCTTAAAGCTTTCGAATACATTATTACAAGAGACGCAAGATGAAAATGCGTTGATGTCTTGGGAAGAAATTCAAGATCATTACAAAGAGATCAACAGTATGGGTGACCTTTGTAATACTTATTTATTCGAAGCGATTGAATGTATACTTTCTGGAGATATTGAATTCGCAGTAACGTTATTAGATAAGATCAAAGCTTCAGAAGATGCCTTAATGGGTGTGTTCTATCAAAATGAGTTTATCTTCTATTATTCAGTTGCTCACTTATTAAATCCTAAAAGTAATAAGAAGGCACTTTCAAGTATCAAAGGGTATAAAAAGAGGTTAAGTAAATTAGCTGCTATTAACCCTGAAAACTTCCAGGCCAAATTCTTATTAATTGATACCTTACTGAAGAAATATCATTTGAAGCAAAATGAACTTCATCTATTGGATCAAGTACTAGAGTATAGTAAGGAAAAAGATGATTACTTAATCACTGCGATTTGTTCTAGAGTAATATTCGAAGCGTATGAATCGTATGGAAATCATTCTTTAGCGGGCTATTATAAAAAGTATTCAGTTCAAGCCTTTGAGAAATGGGGTGTTAAGAAAGGAAATCATTTATTTGAAGATCACCTGAACTCAAGTGAAGATGAAAGCATAAATGCGACAAGTAATCAAAATGAGGATTTTGATATTAAGAGTATTCTGAAAGCTTCAAATATGATCTTTGCTGAACTTTCTGTGGATAAACTTGTTCCTTCCATTCTAAAAGTAGCTATTGAAAATGCTGGAGCAAATAATGGTTTATTTATTACTAGTGTTGATAACGAACTATACCTTAAAGCCAGAAGTTCAAGTCGTACTCATAAGAGTATTGAAGCCGTTAACTACCCAATTTCTTCTATCAAAAACGAAATACCTGCATTAATTATCAATAAGGTCATTGAAACAAGAGACCATCTGATTTTACAGAATGCCAGTCAAGATTTCGAATTCGGAAGAAGTAGTTATGTGACGACAAACAATACGAAGTCAGTATTATGTTATCCTATCGTTTCTAATAATGAAGTAAAGAGTATTATCTATCTGGAAAATAGCTTGGTAGAAGGTGCTTTTAGTGAAATTCATTTAGAAATTATCAAGATACTTTCATCTCAAATTCGAATTTCTTTAGAAAATGCCCACTTATACCAAACAATGGAGAAAAAGGTGGACATGAGAACAGAGGAGATCCGTAGACAGAGTGAAATTATTAAGAAAAGGAATTCTGATATCACCGATAGTATTCGCTATGCTAAGAAGATCCAGCGTTCACTTTTACCGACACATGATAAGATGGAGTCATTATTAAGTGGACAGTTCTTTGTGTTGTATAAACCAAAGGATATTATTGCTGGAGATTTCTACTGGGTAGATAAAAAAGGTGATGAGGTCATTTTTGCTGCAGCAGATTGTACAGGTCATGGTGTTCCTGGTGCAATGGTAAGTGTGGTATGTAGTAATGCATTAAACAGAGCAACAAAAGAATATTTACTTTCTAAGCCTTCAGATATTCTTAATAAAGTTAGAGGTCTTGTGATTGAAAACTTCAACACAAGTACTTATGACGATGTAAAAGATGGTATGGACATCGCTTTATGTAATTTAAATAGGAAAGAAATGAAACTGAACTATTCTGGAGCACATAATGAGTTGATCATCGTTAGACAAAAACTTTTCAATACAGAAGGTGTCAATTTTGTTTTTGAAGATGATGATAAAGGGCTATTCCACATTAAGGCAGATAGACAATCTATTGGCTTATCGAATAAACCAAAACCTTTTACCAACCATACTGTAGATCTTATGCCAAATGATATGATCTATGTTTTCTCTGATGGTTTTGCCGATCAATTTGGTGGTCCACAGAATCGTAAGTTTTTGATTAAAGCTTTTAGAAAACTATTATTTGATATCAGTCAGGAAAGTCTACAAGACCAACATGATGTCTTAAATTACAGATTCGAAGAATGGAAAGGACACAATAATCAGATTGATGATGTATGTGTTATGGCCGTTAGAATATAA